A genomic stretch from Methylophilus medardicus includes:
- a CDS encoding TraB/GumN family protein, with translation MRRLWLLAAIFLLVSQPLLAVEKSLFWQLESATGQVSYLFGTMHTDDNRVTDFSPAVLQALKHTDVFMLEVADAPPPGLLQLSQGDLKQYLTDAELDKVMRLAEMHVMPSEAVLKMKPWLLAVIFDLPKPQTPFAQDLLLKAKAEELDKQVLGLEGAQEHFGVMDSMSQDEQLQMLRAVLKRSQKQKENDFEKLIKAYMGGDAEQVASMDDAMTRGVLPAALWQRMRVKLLDERNVVMAARSIDQAKQHPVFIAVGAAHLAGPTGLLQAFKQAGFKLIPLKK, from the coding sequence ATGCGAAGGTTATGGCTATTGGCCGCGATATTTTTATTAGTGAGCCAGCCGCTACTCGCGGTTGAAAAAAGCCTGTTTTGGCAACTTGAATCCGCGACCGGGCAAGTGAGTTATCTATTTGGCACCATGCATACCGACGACAACCGCGTGACAGATTTTTCACCGGCGGTGTTGCAGGCGCTTAAGCATACCGATGTTTTCATGCTCGAAGTGGCCGATGCGCCGCCGCCAGGCTTACTGCAACTTTCTCAGGGCGATTTAAAACAGTATTTAACGGACGCTGAACTGGATAAAGTCATGCGTCTGGCTGAAATGCATGTGATGCCCAGTGAGGCAGTGCTCAAAATGAAACCCTGGTTGTTGGCGGTGATTTTTGATTTACCCAAGCCACAAACCCCCTTTGCACAAGACCTCTTACTGAAAGCAAAAGCGGAAGAGCTGGACAAACAAGTGCTTGGTCTTGAAGGCGCACAAGAACACTTTGGCGTGATGGATAGCATGAGTCAAGACGAGCAGTTACAAATGCTACGTGCGGTGCTCAAGCGCAGTCAAAAGCAGAAAGAAAATGATTTTGAAAAATTGATTAAGGCTTATATGGGCGGTGATGCCGAGCAGGTGGCCAGCATGGACGATGCGATGACGCGTGGCGTATTACCCGCCGCCCTGTGGCAGCGGATGCGCGTAAAGTTGCTCGATGAGCGAAATGTAGTGATGGCCGCACGCAGTATAGATCAAGCCAAGCAGCATCCGGTATTTATCGCGGTGGGTGCGGCCCATTTAGCGGGTCCAACAGGCTTGTTGCAAGCATTTAAGCAAGCCGGTTTTAAATTGATTCCTCTTAAAAAATAA
- a CDS encoding DUF2235 domain-containing protein, which translates to MRKKERLIVLFDGTWNDPEDLTNVYQLSTLIEEDDGEVHQRFFYEPGVGTATGDKLRGGLFGYGLSKNLLQGYDWLVKHYQAGDEIWVFGFSRGAYTARSMVGLIRKCGLLKTSTPTLLQRAETLYRDKSASPDSAPCMAFRQHYSHDVRIHFLGVWDTVGALGIPGTMISEHGFYAWHDTELSKIVSYAYHAMAIDEHREAYEVAMWTNEDGKQKAENVAVEQRWFIGAHANVGGGYGKDPLAGIALAWMLAKAQAAQLKLKPYTVADRAYLTAPTDSFKAFAYGLYGWFKGIFNPGDGRFYRPYSVKQGARKAVNVSVDSSVIAKWQAQSDYRPPTLIKAGIDPSNMTNPP; encoded by the coding sequence ATGAGAAAAAAAGAACGGCTGATTGTATTGTTTGATGGCACATGGAACGATCCCGAGGACCTGACCAATGTGTATCAACTCTCCACGCTCATTGAAGAAGATGACGGCGAAGTTCACCAGCGATTTTTTTATGAGCCTGGCGTTGGCACGGCGACCGGCGATAAACTGCGCGGGGGATTATTCGGCTATGGGCTCAGTAAAAACCTATTACAAGGCTACGATTGGCTAGTAAAACATTATCAAGCGGGTGATGAAATTTGGGTATTCGGATTTAGTCGCGGCGCTTACACGGCGAGGAGCATGGTGGGCCTGATCCGCAAATGCGGCTTACTCAAAACCAGCACGCCCACCTTATTACAACGTGCAGAAACGCTATACCGTGATAAGTCAGCATCGCCCGATAGCGCCCCATGCATGGCATTCAGGCAACACTACAGCCACGATGTGCGCATCCATTTTCTCGGCGTATGGGATACCGTCGGCGCCTTAGGCATTCCCGGCACCATGATTTCAGAGCATGGGTTTTATGCCTGGCATGACACTGAATTATCCAAAATCGTCTCTTATGCCTATCACGCCATGGCGATCGATGAACATCGTGAAGCCTATGAAGTAGCGATGTGGACTAATGAGGATGGCAAACAAAAGGCAGAAAATGTAGCCGTTGAGCAGCGCTGGTTTATCGGCGCCCATGCCAATGTCGGCGGTGGCTATGGCAAAGACCCATTAGCCGGGATCGCATTGGCCTGGATGCTGGCCAAAGCGCAAGCAGCCCAGTTAAAGCTCAAACCTTACACAGTCGCTGATCGCGCCTATTTAACCGCCCCGACCGATTCATTTAAAGCTTTTGCTTATGGTTTGTATGGTTGGTTCAAGGGCATCTTTAACCCGGGAGATGGCCGCTTTTATCGGCCGTATAGCGTCAAACAGGGGGCGCGTAAAGCGGTCAATGTGAGCGTAGATTCGTCAGTCATCGCCAAATGGCAAGCGCAATCGGACTACCGCCCGCCCACATTAATCAAAGCTGGCATCGACCCAAGCAATATGACGAACCCACCTTGA
- a CDS encoding YgiQ family radical SAM protein yields the protein MEIYTSLTAKPVNSYRPYWAKRFGTAPMLPMSRAEMDALGWDSCDIILVSGDAYIDHPSFGAALIGRLLEAQGFRVGIIAQPDWQSASPFKVLGKPNLYFGVTAGNMDSMVNRYTADRKIRSDDAYTPNAEANRRPDRAVLVYSQRCKEAYSDVPLVIGSIEASLRRIAHYDYWSDKVRRSILIDSKADLLLYGNAERAIVELSHRIARGEPIQDIQDIRGTAFVRKTLPADFVEVPSTRLDRPGVVEQHEDPYAMKMGKADASCATESNSTDPAAVAPTISLPLPLKAAKVPRERQVIRMPAFEEVVDDPVMYAHASRVLHLEANPGNARALVQRHGQREVWLNAPPIPLSTKEMDYVYDLPYARKPHPAYGDAKIPAWDMIRFSVNIMRGCFGGCTFCSITEHEGRIIQSRSEDSILREIEEIRDKVDGFTGVISDLGGPTANMYRLSCKSEQIEKNCRKLSCVYPGVCENLNTDHSSLIQLYRKARNLRGVKKILIGSGLRYDLAVKSPEYVKELVQHHVGGYLKIAPEHSEENVLSKMMKPGMGAYDEFKRMFEKFSAEAGKKQYLIPYFIAAHPGTTDEDMVNLALWLKRNDFRLDQVQTFTPTPMAMATAMYHSGKNPLRKVTPDSETVPVAKTGTIRKLHKAFIRYHDPQNWPILREALKKMGRADLIGNGKKHLVPAYQPAVLPQIVQSDGSRFQAKPMPKGFNQTKSFASPKKLSAPRKKH from the coding sequence GTGGAAATTTACACCTCCCTTACTGCCAAACCTGTTAACAGCTATCGTCCTTATTGGGCCAAGCGCTTCGGCACGGCGCCCATGCTGCCGATGAGCCGGGCTGAAATGGATGCGCTTGGATGGGATAGTTGCGACATTATCCTGGTGAGCGGCGATGCCTACATTGATCACCCTAGTTTCGGTGCAGCGTTGATCGGCCGATTACTCGAGGCGCAGGGCTTTCGGGTGGGCATCATTGCGCAACCCGATTGGCAATCTGCCTCCCCATTTAAGGTGTTGGGTAAACCCAACCTTTATTTTGGGGTGACGGCAGGCAACATGGACAGCATGGTCAATCGTTACACCGCTGATCGTAAAATTCGCTCCGATGATGCGTATACCCCCAATGCCGAAGCCAATCGACGCCCTGATCGCGCGGTGCTGGTCTACTCGCAGCGTTGTAAAGAAGCCTATTCAGACGTGCCGTTAGTGATTGGCAGTATTGAAGCGAGCTTGCGACGAATTGCGCATTATGACTACTGGTCGGACAAAGTGCGTCGGTCTATCTTGATTGATTCTAAAGCCGATTTACTGCTTTATGGCAATGCCGAGCGCGCCATTGTGGAGCTCAGCCATCGCATTGCTCGCGGTGAGCCGATCCAAGATATCCAGGATATTCGTGGCACGGCGTTTGTTCGCAAAACACTCCCTGCTGATTTTGTCGAGGTTCCCTCTACCCGGTTAGATCGTCCCGGGGTCGTTGAACAGCATGAAGATCCCTACGCCATGAAAATGGGCAAGGCCGATGCCAGTTGCGCGACTGAAAGCAACAGCACTGACCCTGCCGCAGTCGCGCCCACCATTAGCCTGCCGTTGCCGCTCAAGGCGGCTAAGGTGCCGCGTGAACGCCAGGTGATTCGCATGCCTGCGTTTGAAGAGGTAGTGGATGACCCAGTCATGTATGCCCACGCCTCGCGCGTATTGCACTTAGAGGCAAACCCCGGCAATGCACGGGCGTTGGTGCAGAGACACGGACAGCGTGAGGTATGGCTGAATGCGCCGCCGATTCCGCTGAGTACCAAAGAAATGGACTACGTGTACGATTTGCCTTATGCGCGCAAGCCACACCCGGCTTATGGCGATGCCAAAATACCGGCCTGGGACATGATTCGTTTCTCGGTCAATATCATGCGTGGCTGCTTTGGCGGCTGTACCTTCTGCTCGATTACCGAGCATGAAGGCCGCATTATCCAAAGTCGCTCTGAAGATTCTATTTTGCGTGAGATCGAAGAAATCCGCGATAAAGTAGACGGTTTTACTGGGGTGATCTCGGATCTTGGTGGCCCAACCGCTAATATGTACCGCTTGTCCTGCAAATCGGAACAGATTGAAAAAAACTGCCGCAAGTTATCTTGCGTTTACCCCGGCGTCTGCGAAAACTTAAATACTGATCATTCGTCTTTGATTCAGCTGTATCGCAAAGCGCGCAATTTGCGGGGGGTGAAAAAGATTTTGATTGGCTCTGGCCTGCGCTATGACTTAGCCGTGAAATCCCCTGAATATGTCAAAGAATTGGTACAGCATCACGTGGGTGGCTATTTAAAAATCGCCCCTGAGCACTCTGAAGAAAATGTGCTCAGCAAAATGATGAAGCCCGGCATGGGCGCGTATGATGAATTCAAACGCATGTTTGAAAAGTTTAGCGCCGAAGCAGGCAAAAAACAGTATTTGATTCCTTACTTTATCGCAGCCCATCCGGGCACGACCGATGAAGACATGGTCAATCTGGCGCTGTGGTTGAAACGCAACGACTTCCGTTTGGATCAGGTGCAAACCTTTACACCAACGCCCATGGCGATGGCGACCGCCATGTATCACAGTGGCAAGAACCCTTTGCGCAAAGTTACCCCTGATTCTGAGACGGTGCCTGTCGCTAAAACTGGCACCATTCGTAAATTGCATAAAGCATTTATTCGCTACCATGATCCGCAAAACTGGCCGATCTTGCGCGAGGCACTTAAGAAAATGGGGCGTGCGGATTTAATTGGAAACGGTAAAAAGCATTTGGTGCCTGCGTATCAGCCTGCAGTGTTGCCACAAATTGTGCAATCAGACGGTAGTCGTTTTCAGGCAAAACCGATGCCTAAAGGCTTTAACCAGACAAAAAGCTTTGCCAGCCCGAAAAAGCTCTCGGCACCACGCAAAAAACATTAG
- a CDS encoding bifunctional diguanylate cyclase/phosphodiesterase, giving the protein MKNYTLFRKILLPLAAFGLLVGFISFGFIFNQHLNNIEAKANEETQKLANLLVTARTLVSEHVLSSMALLKQYAAAEGPPNIDGITDMLGTQVPNLRFGDTSQTGRTLLVDSVTRIGSGTATIFVKRGQQFLRIATNVKKADGTNAFGTELNPYGKAIEHLQKNETYYGVVDILGEAYLSRYEPMLDQNKRLIGAWYVGYKLDFNAIDQAIRQWGFLEQGFVAITDGGGKIRFLTAGVSQQKALDALEDKTHRWKKVTKYVPEWDFEINILYPVNEAYWAALGALSPVMMITLILTLVVLLAIISGLQRFVLNPLGGEPETAKLMLMRIESGDFAEDQTSAAPDTLIANMIKMRRRLREMVNQIHANANRLKVSASVFDHAHDAIFITDEHGLIVQCNPSFSVITGYSQAEAIGQSPTALGIAAQQPDFFSSLYQGALAFQEWQGEVWNRHRDGHEYLIALELSPVMNATNHFQHYVGLFSDITRAKEQQNMLEHLAYHDVLTQVPNRVLFSSRLQQALLEAERQQSLLAVCYIDLDDFKIVNDQYGHEFGDKLLMQLASRLTNLLKPEDTLARLGGDEFAMLLCGGRTQVEYTRLLKKLLAAIEKPFSIDKFKFSISASIGYTLYPLDHNPPDTLLRHADHAMYHAKTHGGHQFHLFDLASAQQSQQQQLLLRDLLRGIQNSDIKLVYQPQVCMQSGKLFCFEALLRWQHPARGLLYPNDFLNVVEHTSLIIDIGHWVMEESLRQLTEWQTQGLHTQVSVNIAAQHLMDKQFVDQLAKLFEKYPAIQPTQLHIEITESAAISDFAIVNRVIQQCQSLGVSFSIDDFGSGYSSLIYLRRLPVDIIKIDQSFIHNMLSNQEDLAVIRGVVTLCRDFGRKVVAEGVENAEQAGILAQLGCDYAQGFGIARGMPGNKVIEWVGKHDPFQFN; this is encoded by the coding sequence ATGAAGAATTACACGCTTTTCAGGAAAATTCTACTGCCTTTGGCAGCCTTTGGCCTGCTAGTTGGATTCATTTCATTTGGTTTTATCTTCAACCAACACCTCAATAACATCGAAGCAAAAGCCAACGAAGAAACGCAAAAACTGGCCAACCTGCTGGTGACAGCCAGAACGCTAGTCAGCGAGCATGTGCTGTCGAGCATGGCGCTACTCAAACAGTACGCCGCTGCCGAAGGGCCGCCGAATATTGATGGCATCACGGATATGCTGGGCACGCAAGTGCCTAATTTGCGTTTTGGTGATACCTCGCAAACCGGCAGAACGCTACTGGTAGATTCTGTCACCCGGATTGGCAGCGGCACCGCCACCATTTTCGTCAAACGTGGGCAGCAGTTTCTCCGCATCGCGACCAATGTAAAAAAAGCAGATGGCACAAATGCCTTTGGCACGGAGTTAAATCCTTATGGCAAGGCGATTGAGCACCTACAAAAAAACGAGACTTACTATGGCGTGGTGGATATTTTGGGCGAAGCTTATTTGTCGCGCTACGAGCCCATGCTTGATCAAAACAAACGCCTCATCGGTGCTTGGTATGTGGGCTATAAACTGGATTTCAATGCGATTGATCAGGCGATTCGACAATGGGGCTTTTTAGAACAAGGCTTTGTCGCGATCACTGATGGCGGCGGCAAAATTCGCTTTTTAACGGCGGGCGTGAGCCAACAAAAAGCGTTAGATGCTTTAGAAGACAAAACACACCGTTGGAAAAAAGTCACTAAATACGTCCCAGAATGGGACTTTGAAATCAATATCTTGTACCCAGTCAATGAGGCGTATTGGGCAGCACTGGGTGCACTTTCCCCGGTGATGATGATTACATTGATTTTAACGCTAGTGGTGTTGCTGGCGATTATCAGTGGATTGCAACGCTTTGTGTTAAACCCTCTGGGCGGGGAGCCAGAAACCGCAAAATTAATGCTCATGCGCATCGAAAGTGGCGATTTTGCTGAAGATCAGACGTCGGCAGCGCCGGATACACTGATTGCCAACATGATTAAAATGCGGCGGCGCTTGCGTGAAATGGTGAACCAAATTCATGCCAACGCAAATCGCTTGAAAGTGTCGGCCAGTGTATTTGATCACGCCCATGACGCTATTTTCATTACCGACGAACACGGGCTGATTGTGCAGTGCAACCCTTCTTTTAGCGTCATTACTGGCTACAGCCAAGCAGAGGCCATCGGGCAATCACCCACAGCATTAGGCATTGCCGCGCAACAGCCAGACTTTTTTTCGTCACTCTACCAAGGTGCGCTGGCTTTTCAGGAGTGGCAAGGCGAAGTCTGGAATCGCCATCGCGACGGGCACGAATACTTGATCGCACTGGAATTGTCCCCGGTGATGAATGCGACAAATCACTTTCAGCATTATGTCGGATTATTTTCTGACATCACCCGGGCCAAAGAGCAGCAAAACATGCTGGAACACTTGGCTTATCATGACGTGTTAACGCAAGTGCCCAATCGAGTCTTGTTTTCTAGCCGCTTGCAACAAGCCTTGCTGGAAGCGGAGCGTCAACAGTCCCTGCTGGCGGTTTGTTACATTGATCTGGATGATTTTAAAATTGTGAATGATCAATATGGCCATGAGTTTGGCGATAAACTTTTGATGCAACTGGCCAGCCGATTAACCAACCTGCTCAAGCCCGAGGATACCCTCGCCCGGCTGGGTGGAGATGAGTTTGCGATGCTATTGTGTGGTGGACGCACACAAGTTGAATATACACGCTTGCTAAAAAAACTATTGGCAGCGATTGAAAAGCCCTTCTCGATAGATAAGTTCAAGTTTTCGATCTCAGCCAGTATTGGCTACACCCTTTACCCGCTGGACCATAATCCACCAGACACCCTACTCAGGCATGCTGACCATGCCATGTATCATGCGAAAACCCATGGCGGACATCAATTTCACTTATTTGATCTCGCCTCTGCGCAACAATCACAGCAACAACAACTGCTGTTAAGGGATTTATTGCGTGGGATTCAGAACAGTGACATCAAACTGGTGTATCAGCCGCAAGTGTGCATGCAGTCAGGCAAACTCTTTTGTTTCGAGGCGCTATTACGCTGGCAACATCCTGCGCGCGGTCTGCTCTACCCCAATGACTTTCTCAATGTCGTCGAACACACGAGTCTTATCATTGACATCGGTCATTGGGTGATGGAGGAGAGCCTCCGCCAACTCACAGAATGGCAAACGCAAGGGCTACACACACAAGTGTCCGTCAACATTGCAGCGCAACATTTGATGGATAAACAGTTTGTTGATCAATTGGCCAAGTTATTTGAAAAGTACCCTGCCATTCAACCCACACAACTGCACATTGAAATCACTGAAAGTGCGGCCATCAGCGACTTTGCGATCGTTAACCGCGTCATTCAACAATGCCAGTCGCTCGGGGTTTCATTCTCCATTGATGACTTTGGCTCGGGCTATTCTTCATTGATTTATTTGCGTCGACTACCCGTGGACATCATCAAAATCGACCAGTCCTTTATTCATAATATGCTGAGCAATCAGGAAGATCTCGCCGTGATCAGAGGCGTAGTGACCCTGTGCCGTGATTTTGGTCGTAAAGTCGTTGCTGAAGGGGTAGAAAATGCAGAACAAGCAGGCATTCTGGCGCAACTCGGTTGTGATTACGCACAGGGATTTGGCATTGCCCGTGGCATGCCCGGCAACAAGGTTATAGAATGGGTAGGCAAGCACGATCCCTTTCAATTTAATTAA
- the aat gene encoding leucyl/phenylalanyl-tRNA--protein transferase, which translates to MAESFYRLPGGPVRILRTETAFPPLSQALTEPNGLIAIGGDLSANRLMAAYRQGIFPWFSPGEPILWWSPDPRMVLFPEQLTIQRSLRKVIQQQIFEIRINTDFKRVMQACAETPRPGQPGTWISEEMIDAYHQLHRMGYAHSVEAWQHGQLVGGCYGVKMGRMFYGESMFHHVSNASKVAFVHMVQWLQMQQVGMIDCQMHTPLLASFGADEIPRDRFIAQLNALVQYDIT; encoded by the coding sequence ATGGCTGAATCCTTTTACCGGTTGCCAGGCGGGCCAGTGCGTATTCTGAGGACCGAGACGGCTTTCCCTCCTTTATCACAGGCTTTGACTGAGCCCAATGGACTCATCGCGATTGGCGGTGACTTATCGGCCAACCGACTCATGGCTGCCTACCGGCAAGGCATATTCCCCTGGTTTAGTCCCGGAGAACCGATCCTCTGGTGGAGCCCTGACCCGCGTATGGTGTTGTTTCCAGAACAGCTCACCATTCAGCGCTCGTTACGTAAAGTGATCCAGCAGCAAATTTTTGAGATTCGTATTAACACCGATTTTAAGAGGGTGATGCAAGCCTGCGCAGAAACCCCACGTCCGGGACAGCCAGGGACTTGGATCAGTGAAGAGATGATTGATGCCTACCACCAATTGCATCGCATGGGCTACGCACATAGTGTTGAAGCTTGGCAGCATGGACAATTAGTGGGTGGATGTTATGGGGTAAAGATGGGTCGCATGTTTTATGGCGAGAGTATGTTTCACCATGTGAGTAACGCCTCCAAAGTGGCCTTTGTTCACATGGTGCAATGGTTGCAAATGCAACAAGTCGGTATGATTGATTGTCAGATGCATACACCGCTGCTTGCAAGCTTTGGTGCTGATGAAATTCCAAGAGACCGATTTATCGCGCAATTGAACGCGCTGGTGCAATATGACATTACCTAA
- a CDS encoding arginyltransferase, with product MTLPNDAPLQKMQFYVTTAYACGYLPKKLAQSLIATPQNLVTGPVYSGLIQQGFRRSGKFAYRPHCEHCNACVSVRIPVNDFQPTRSQRRAFKQHSDLQVTILEAGYYEEHFALYQTYQQQRHQGTERLNDLEDEANQYQQFLCQSNVDSLMVEFRDAQGTLKMVSVIDMVMDGLSAVYTFYDTSEKASYGTHSILWQIEWAKQLELPYVYLGYWIADSQKMAYKQQFQPQEKLIEGEWTRNPPPATSPAP from the coding sequence ATGACATTACCTAATGATGCCCCGCTACAAAAAATGCAGTTTTATGTCACCACGGCTTATGCCTGTGGTTACCTGCCAAAGAAACTGGCGCAAAGCCTGATCGCCACGCCACAAAATCTGGTCACCGGTCCAGTCTACAGTGGCTTGATCCAGCAAGGCTTCAGACGCAGCGGCAAGTTCGCCTATCGCCCGCACTGCGAACATTGCAATGCCTGCGTGTCGGTGCGCATCCCCGTAAACGACTTTCAACCGACCAGAAGTCAGCGCCGCGCCTTCAAACAGCACAGTGACTTGCAGGTCACCATCCTAGAGGCCGGCTACTACGAAGAACACTTTGCCCTGTATCAAACCTATCAGCAACAGCGACACCAAGGCACTGAGCGCCTAAACGACCTGGAGGATGAAGCTAACCAGTATCAGCAGTTTTTATGTCAAAGCAATGTTGACAGCCTGATGGTGGAGTTTCGTGATGCGCAAGGTACGCTGAAGATGGTCAGTGTGATCGACATGGTGATGGATGGCTTATCTGCGGTCTATACGTTTTACGATACCAGCGAAAAAGCCAGTTACGGCACCCACAGCATCCTGTGGCAAATCGAGTGGGCCAAGCAGTTAGAGTTGCCTTATGTCTACCTAGGCTATTGGATCGCCGACAGCCAGAAAATGGCCTACAAACAACAGTTCCAACCACAAGAAAAACTGATCGAGGGCGAGTGGACCCGTAACCCACCGCCTGCAACCTCCCCCGCGCCGTGA
- a CDS encoding class II aldolase/adducin family protein has translation MTTPDPAAQLLQAAQKMAQLGLNKGTSGNASLRLADGLLITPSGIPAEQLTAQSMVFMDWQGVAEAGKKPSSEWRFHRDILQARSDMHAVVHCHSMFATTIACMGRDVPPFHYMIATAGGDNIRCAPYALFGTQALSEVAVTALQDRLACLLVHHGMIALGRNLAQALAIAVEVENLCEQYWRLLQFGEPTLLTAAQMREVQAQFRGYGQWAQSESQFGEQGQRGESE, from the coding sequence ATGACCACACCAGACCCCGCAGCGCAATTGCTGCAAGCAGCGCAAAAGATGGCGCAATTAGGCCTGAATAAAGGCACCTCTGGCAATGCCAGCCTGCGGCTGGCGGATGGGCTGCTGATTACGCCCTCTGGCATCCCTGCTGAGCAGTTAACGGCGCAAAGCATGGTGTTTATGGATTGGCAGGGCGTGGCTGAAGCTGGGAAAAAACCCTCCAGCGAATGGCGCTTTCATCGGGATATTTTGCAAGCCAGATCGGATATGCATGCAGTGGTGCATTGTCATAGCATGTTTGCGACCACGATTGCTTGCATGGGCCGTGACGTCCCGCCGTTTCATTACATGATTGCCACGGCGGGGGGCGACAACATTCGCTGCGCACCGTATGCCTTATTCGGCACGCAGGCGCTCTCAGAGGTGGCAGTGACCGCGCTGCAAGATCGTCTTGCCTGCTTGTTGGTCCACCATGGCATGATTGCACTTGGCCGCAATCTAGCGCAAGCACTGGCGATTGCGGTAGAGGTGGAAAATTTGTGTGAGCAATATTGGCGACTGTTGCAATTCGGTGAGCCGACCCTGTTGACTGCTGCACAGATGCGTGAAGTGCAGGCACAGTTTCGTGGCTATGGCCAGTGGGCCCAGTCAGAGTCACAATTTGGGGAACAGGGCCAGCGTGGTGAGTCTGAGTAA
- the mtnA gene encoding S-methyl-5-thioribose-1-phosphate isomerase: protein MRIHDQHFRTIWPTQNAVSLIDQTRLPFEFVIVSVTTLAEVCHAIRHMQVRGAPLIGAAAAYGVALGIQSSATETALAAVVQQLIATRPTAVNLAWAAHRMQQQLLAVPEAARASAAWLFAQAIADEDVAQNLAIGQHGKALIAAKASVDAQQTINILTHCNAGWLATVDGGTALAPIYAAHDAGLKVHVWVDETRPRNQGASLTAWELAQHGVPHTVIADNAGGHLMQHGQVDMVIVGADRVTREGDVCNKIGTYLKALAAYDQGVPFYAAVPTPTIDWQVARGADIDIEMRDADEVAYISGQAPDGRWQRVRIIPHESTALNPAFDVTPARLVTGIITECGIFAPAQLHTLGQ from the coding sequence ATGCGTATTCATGATCAACATTTCCGTACGATTTGGCCCACGCAAAATGCAGTCTCTCTAATTGATCAGACACGTTTGCCGTTTGAGTTTGTCATCGTCAGCGTGACGACATTAGCAGAGGTTTGCCATGCGATTCGCCACATGCAAGTGCGTGGCGCGCCATTGATCGGTGCCGCAGCCGCGTATGGGGTCGCCCTGGGTATTCAATCCAGCGCGACGGAGACGGCTTTGGCGGCGGTGGTGCAGCAATTGATTGCGACCCGCCCCACGGCGGTGAATCTGGCTTGGGCGGCTCATCGCATGCAACAACAATTATTGGCGGTGCCCGAGGCCGCACGCGCTTCAGCCGCTTGGCTATTTGCACAGGCGATTGCCGATGAGGATGTGGCGCAAAATCTGGCCATCGGCCAGCACGGCAAGGCCTTGATCGCCGCCAAAGCCAGTGTGGATGCACAACAGACCATTAATATCCTCACCCATTGCAATGCTGGTTGGCTGGCGACGGTGGATGGCGGCACGGCATTGGCGCCGATTTATGCGGCGCATGATGCGGGCCTCAAGGTGCATGTGTGGGTGGATGAAACGCGCCCGCGCAACCAAGGGGCGAGTTTGACCGCTTGGGAGCTTGCACAACACGGGGTTCCGCATACGGTGATTGCCGATAACGCCGGGGGCCATTTAATGCAGCACGGGCAAGTGGATATGGTTATTGTGGGGGCAGACCGCGTCACGCGCGAGGGCGACGTGTGCAATAAAATCGGGACCTATTTAAAAGCGCTGGCCGCCTATGATCAAGGGGTGCCATTTTATGCGGCGGTGCCGACACCCACCATCGACTGGCAAGTGGCGCGCGGGGCCGATATCGACATTGAAATGCGTGATGCTGACGAAGTGGCGTATATTTCTGGTCAAGCGCCGGATGGCCGATGGCAACGGGTTCGTATCATCCCGCATGAGAGTACCGCACTAAACCCGGCATTTGACGTGACCCCCGCCCGACTGGTGACCGGCATTATTACCGAGTGTGGGATCTTTGCGCCGGCACAATTGCATACACTGGGGCAGTAA